From Tripterygium wilfordii isolate XIE 37 chromosome 13, ASM1340144v1, whole genome shotgun sequence, the proteins below share one genomic window:
- the LOC120013831 gene encoding nicotinate N-methyltransferase 1, whose translation MENQSATEAGNSARLAIYELANMISIPMSLNAVVRLNVADAIWQGGANTPLTASQILSLALPSSHRGDPENLQRLLRMLTSYGVFAEHSNTDGSERKYSLTEIGRTLVTDSEGLSCAPYVLQHHQDALMRAWPLVHEAVVDPTSEPFTKANGEPAYSYYGKKPEMNVLMQKAMSGLSVPFMKAVLDGYDGFNGVERLVDVGGSAGDCLRMILQKHPTVREGINFDLPEVIAKAPKVPGVSHVGGDMFKSIPSGDAIFMKWILTTWTDDECKLIMKNCYNALPVGGKLIACEPVLPVQTDNSPRTRALLEGDIFVMTIYRAKGKHRTEEEFTQIGLSAGFRSFKSFSVDYFYTVLEFQK comes from the exons ATGGAAAACCAGAGCGCCACGGAGGCCGGCAACAGTGCGAGGTTGGCCATATATGAGCTGGCCAACATGATTAGCATTCCGATGTCGCTAAACGCCGTCGTACGACTCAACGTGGCCGACGCAATCTGGCAAGGTGGGGCCAACACACCACTCACTGCCTCCCAGATCCTCTCGCTCGCCCTCCCATCATCACACCGCGGTGATCCGGAGAATCTTCAGCGCTTACTCCGTATGCTCACCAGCTACGGTGTGTTCGCGGAGCATTCGAACACTGACGGTTCGGAGAGGAAATATTCCCTCACTGAGATTGGCCGAACCCTCGTAACCGACTCCGAGGGTCTCTCCTGCGCGCCTTACGTCCTGCAACATCACCAAGACGCGCTCATGAGAGCGTGGCCTCTGGTGCACGAGGCAGTGGTGGACCCCACGTCTGAGCCGTTCACGAAGGCGAACGGCGAGCCTGCATACTCGTACTATGGAAAGAAGCCTGAAATGAATGTACTGATGCAGAAGGCCATGTCCGGACTATCCGTGCCGTTCATGAAAGCAGTTTTGGACGGCTACGATGGGTTTAACGGAGTGGAACGATTGGTAGATGTTGGTGGGAGTGCAGGGGATTGCCTGCGAATGATCTTGCAGAAACACCCAACTGTGCGTGAAGGGATCAACTTCGATTTGCCAGAAGTCATAGCCAAAGCACCAAAAGTTCCag GTGTGAGTCATGTTGGTGGTGATATGTTCAAGTCGATTCCTTCAGGGGATGCCATTTTCATGAAG TGGATCTTGACTACATGGACAGATGATGAATGCAAGCTGATCATGAAAAATTGTTACAATGCACTACCTGTTGGGGGGAAGCTGATCGCTTGTGAGCCAGTGCTGCCGGTTCAAACTGACAACAGTCCGAGGACCCGCGCTCTGCTCGAAGGAGACATCTTTGTCATGACAATTTACAGGGCTAAAGGTAAGCATAGGACTGAAGAAGAATTCACACAGATTGGTCTCTCTGCTGGTTTCCGCAGTTTCAAATCATTCTCTGTTGATTACTTCTACACTGTGTTGGAGTTTCAAAAATGA